DNA from Mycobacterium sp. SMC-8:
CCGAGCAGGTCGACGAGTTGATTGGTGGCCTCGATCGGGTCGGGGCTGATGCCCAGCGCGCGGGCGAACACGTTGGCCGAGCCGCCAGGCACCACCCCGACGGCAGGCCCGCCGGCGCCCGGTCCGCACTGCCCGAGAACGCCGTTGACCACCTCGTTCACCGTGCCGTCGCCGCCGTGCACGATCAGCACATCGACGCCGTCGCGAGCGGCCTGCTGGGCGATCTCGACGGCGTGGCCGCGGTGATCGGTGTGAACGACGGTCAGGCGGACGCGGCTCTCCAGCGCGTGGGCCAACAGGTCACGGCCGGCCGGCGTCGTCGATGTGGCATTCGGGTTCACGATCAGCACGGCACGCACGGGGCCTGAGCCTAGCGCCCGGAGGTGGCGGCGCCGGTACCGTACAACGGTGACCGAACGCCGATTGCTACTCGTGAACGGGCCGAATCTGAACCTGCTGGGCACCCGGCAGCCCGAGGTGTACGGCTCGACGACACTGGCCGAGATCGAGGCGAGGGCCGCCCAGGTGGCACAGGAGGTGGGCCTGAAGCTTCGCGCGGTGCAGAGCAACCACGAGGGTGTGCTCGTCGACGAAATCCACGCCGCCCGCGCCGACTGCTCCGGCATCGTGATCAACCCGGCCGCGTACAGCCACACCTCGGTG
Protein-coding regions in this window:
- the aroQ gene encoding type II 3-dehydroquinate dehydratase, which gives rise to MTERRLLLVNGPNLNLLGTRQPEVYGSTTLAEIEARAAQVAQEVGLKLRAVQSNHEGVLVDEIHAARADCSGIVINPAAYSHTSVAIADALRSVGLPVAEVHLSNIHAREPFRHHSYVSAVADMVVAGAGPLGYEMAVRYLADRLGR